The genomic region CCTTTACAATCCCAATATCACCGAACTGTTTTCCCAAGTTTATGCCGTTCGGAAAATCACCGGGCGCGATCGTCAATTCTTAAAATCTGCGATCTTACACCATCCCCTAACCCCCGAAGAAATGCACCTCATCGATCGCCTCGTTTATGCCGTTCGTCGGGGATGGTTGCAAATGATTGATTGACCGAAATTCACCGGAAATTCTGGCGATCGCTTTAATTTTTCTTCACTCGATTAAACACCGAATCTACTGGTTAGCTCGGCATCGCCGAAACCTTCCGAACCCTTCGGAATTCAAGATTTAGCCATGTTTTCCTTGCCCCCAGTTCTCGAACTCAATTGGGTTTAATCGCAACGATCGCGCGATGGCGCGGATCGCTCTCGACTGTTTCTTGATAGTTAAACCCCACCTCTTTTAACGCCCTTTCTACATCAAAGGTGTAGTAATCGTCACTCCACGGCTCGGTACTTTTCATCAGTACAAATAACGCTGGCGGTAAATTCTGGATAACCGCCGATTTAGGATTGTTATCGACGATCGCCAAACACCCTCCCGGTCGCAAAATTCGCAGTGCCTCTCGGAAGATTTCACGAGTGGCATCACGGGGAAGTTCGTGTAAAACAAATTGCAACGTGACCAGATCGAAAGAATCCCCAGCAAAGCCCGTTGCTTCCGCTTTAGAGTGAACCCAGCGCGCGATTTCGCCGTGGCGATCGCTCATTTGGGCGACGGCGAGCATGTAAGGGGATAAATCCAATCCCACCGTGCGCACCGCACTCGTTTGTCGTCGGCTAAAATAGCGATGCAAGTAAAGAGTTGAAAGGCCGACCGAACACCCTACATCTAACAGGTCGGATATCCGTTCGGGAAGATACTTTTCGACGATTTGATAAAAACTATGGCGTAATTTATCCTGCGCTTTTTCCCAGGTTAATTCTTCTTTCGGCCAAACTCTCAGCGCCATCGCTTTTGTCGCCGGTGACGCTTCAAATGCCGCTTGCCAACACAAATTTCCTTCGGGATAGGCGTGAAAGGGGACTTGATAGTAGTCGGGATAAATCAGATTGGGATTGTTGACGCGATCGAAAAAGCTTTTGACTTCTGAATTGTCCAGGGTTTGACATTCTTCGCGCCAGGGAACCCCTTTTTTTTCAGCCGTTTTAATTAAGACTTGTCGCGCCTGTCTCTTCATCAGACTGTAAATTGGTGGGGTTTTAATCAGGACGTTGACAAATTGAGAGAGGAGATCGTCTCCTGCCCAGTTGGGTTTGGTTTTTGCTTGCATCGCAGATTCTAGGGGTTTAACTCAAGTCGTTTGCGGAAAGAATCCTTAAAGATTATACGACTTTATTTGAAGATTAAAGCCCCGCAGATATTTTAAGATAGGTTAAGACAGGCGATCGCGATCGCCTTTACTTCCCACTTTATTGCTAAAAATTCTAGTTAGTAATGACGGTAAGCTGTTAGACATACAAACGGCATAGATAAAGTCAGTGATTTTCCTGAAATCACGATTGAAGAAGGATTGAAGAAGGTTTTCGTCGTGCGAGTCTCCTACCCGCTTCAGTTTTCCGGCGATCGAATTTCCATAAAAGAATACCGCCGGAAGGGTAGGAGAACTTCGGCGGGGAACTGAGTAAGACAGTTTTGAAATCGCTATACTAAAAGGCTCGCAATTTTATCGAGAGGGAGGCGAACCGTTATTTATCTTGTTCTTAAGATAACTTGCAACAGGTTGAGGGTCACTCTATCCAGAGATAGACTTTTAAAAAACTCAGAACCCAGAGGCGATCGCGGGCGCCGGGTGCATCGAGAGGGATGGGAATCGCTCATCGGCGACCTTCCCCGGGACAGGATCCCCCGCCCGATGGAGATTTTAGTCCCGTGAAAGCATCGGCTATCGATCGCCTCACCCATCTTGCAGCCCGGTTTAGGAATCTCGCAACGCCGCTAACACCGTCTCGTGAATCACCCCATTACTGACCACCACGCCCCGATTTTCCGTCATCTTAGAACCATCGGCAAAATTGAGGGGTTTGCCGTGCATATCCGTGACGCGACCGCCTGCTTCTTCGACCACGATCGCCCCCGCCGCATGATCCCAGATATTTTCGCGATAATTCGGCGATTTCGGCGACGGCAAGCGCATGTATAACGCCGCCTTCCCGGACGCCACGATGCCATATTTCGCTTGAGAATCGACGCGAACCGACTCCGCCGTAATCCCGACGGCCTGCGCCACCGCATTTTGACGGCCCTGGTCTCCATGACTGGCTTCGACACTTTCGACAAAGCGCAAATTTTCCACGTCGTCCGCTTTGACCACGCGAATCGTTTGGGCTTCGCCGCCGTGGAGGGACCTCCGCGTTGCGCCTTCGCCCCGTACCGCCACAAATAAAGTTCCCGGTTCGTCCCCCTCCTCGATCGCTAACGCCGGACAAGCCATTACGCCGAGTTTGACTTCCCCATTTTCCACCAACGCGATCGCGACCGCATACTGATCTTGCCGTAAAAAGCCCTTGGTACCGTCGATCGGGTCTAAGGTCCAGTAGCGCGAACCGACTTGACCGTTACCGCGATCGATCCATTCGGTCACTTGTTCCGAGGTCGCCTCCGGTAGAATAGTTCTCACATATTGCGTGATTTTCTCTAATTGTGCCGCCATTTCCGGATCCCGCAACGCCGTCGCGTCCTCTTCCCCGACGATCGCATCTTCGGGAAAAGCATCGCCAATCGCCTTACAAATGACCGCTTGAGACCCGTAATCTGCCACGGTGACGGGACTTTTATCGCTTTTTTCCATCGCTGGAGGAATGTCGCGCCGGACGTCTTGGCATAATTTGGCGGCGGCGATCGCCGCTTCGATGACAACTTGTTTCTCGCGTTCGTAAGACATGGGAGTGCAAAGGTAAAAAATAAACCGATAAAAAAGTAAGGGAATCTTTCTCCAAATTGGAGTTAATCTCCGGAGAAAAACACCCTTACCGACTGTAGACTGTTCGTTAAGCTCTGTCTAGATCGACGTTTGTAACCAGAAAACGATCGCGCCGACCCCGAGGGCGATCGCGCCACCCCCGAGGATAAACGACCAGAACCGATGGTAACTTTTCACCGTCGTTCCACTATCGCTTTCTAAGCGGATTAAATCCATCCAAGGCATCACCCCCCGGCGAAACCAACCGAGAGTTTTTAACTCCATTCCGATTAAACTTTTAACTTTTTTCATCCCGAATAAAAAGTTACCGATCGGGCCGAAGCGGGAAGCATAACGCAGGAATAACAAGCCCGTCGGATCTTGCAATTTCAAATCGGAACCGAAGCGATATCCCGCATCTCCCCGACCGATCAGTTCTCCCTGTAAATAGGCAGGTTGACCGCGCAAGGGACTGGCGTAAGGATCGGACATCAGGGTGAGAATATTGGTTTGAGGGGCGTTGTGAAAATTAGGGAACATCACCAAAGTTTTCGCCAGAATGCCAATTCCTATACCAATTAAGGGACAGGCGATCGGCAAAACTTCTAAGCCGGGCTTGAGGGTTGCGATACCGACAATCAAACCGCCCAAAAATCCGAGAATTGGGGCGAGATACAACAGCAAATCTAAGACAAAGTTGCCGTAAAGTTTGCTTTTACTTAAGTGGCGACCTTCGCCGACAATACGACCCATATCGAATTCGATCTCTAAGCCCAATTGTTCCGCATAGGTACTCAAAGCGCGCACTCGTTTTCCCGTTAAAGGATGAGTGGAATTGAGTTCCATCCACCACCCCCAAGGATTGAATAAATCCCATAAAAATACGCGCCCAATTTGGGCGGGGGCGGCAGAAATTCGGTAAGCGGTTCCCGTCGAGGGGGCGGCTTTATGGTCGTAAATGCCTAACGCCCGAGTTCCCTCCATTAAGCGGCTGGGTTCGGTAGCTTTTTGGGCTTCTTCTACTAAACCGTAAGCAATTTTTACTAAAGCCCGAGACAGGGCGTTCGGATTGCCCGTGGTTTCGGCGGCAAAGCGATCGGCAAAGTATTCGCGAGTGCGGGATAAATACAGCAGCAAATAGGTTCCGATAATGTAAAAAATGTAGGCAACTAAGCCGACCGTTCCCACGACATCTTTAACTTTTTCGCCGCCTTTATTGCCCATGCGAGTGGCAAAAACATAAATCAAATAGGTGATTTGAACTAAGGTTGAGGCGACAGTCATCACCGCAAAATCCCAATGGACGATGTGACCTAATTCGTGGGCGTATACTGCCGCAACTTCATCGTCATCGAGGTAGGTAAATAATCCTTCGCTAACGACCAATCGGGCACTATTGGGTAAAGAACCGTAAGTGAACGCGGTCGGATTTTGGTCGTCGATGATGCCGACACGCGGTGTTTTTAAGTTGTTTTCGCTACAAACACGCTGGAGAACTTCTAGGGTTTCCGGGCTTTTTGTTTCGAGTTCGGTTAAATCGATCCACCGGGTTTTGTAAAGCCATTTTTGGCTTAAATCCATAAACCAGGGGGCAATAAAAAAGGCAAGTACATTAAAAGCGATGGCGATCGCTACGGAAATTAACAGCCCCATGACGGGGTTTTCACTGTTAACAATAAAAACGAGGGCAAGACAGAGAACGAAGACCATGCCACCCATTAAGGTCATGGTGATTCCCGAGGCAAGCGCCAGGTTTCCTCCAATTCCTTTCATTGTTAAAGTGACCCCGGTCATTGCGGCCCGTCCGGCTTTTGGAAAAGAATGTGATTCGTCTGACACGATCGTTTTTTCTCCCAATTAGCGTATGGATACGGGCGATCGCGCCACGATTGGATAGAGGGGGGAAGGGTAAGAAACTCGCAATAATTCGCAATAAATTAAAAACTGTCTGTTATTCCAGTCGGAGCGATCGCCGTTGCTTCCGTGATAGCTTAAAATTTTTGAAATGGCTCAATTTTCTACAAATTTTTTACAATTTGAGCGTGAGTTTTTACTCAACGCAAGTGAAAACATCCCCGTCAACTCTCGTGTCAGCCCGAACGATCGGCTCAATTGGTGTAGTGAATTGATTGAGAGAGGTTTGGTTACGATATCGATTGCGATCGTCCGTCACGTCAGCTCAACTCTACTTTCAACGTCTCGGACTGAATCCGGACGCGACCCCCGACACCCTATTCCGGACTCGCCAAATAGCGGTAGCATGAAAAGAGCAAGTGTGATTAGAGAAATTATGAGTACGGTTGAACTCGCATCGATTCCTTTAGTTGAAATTGCGCGCAAAACCCGCGACGCTTCCCGAAAATTGGGGGTACTTTCCACAGAAGCCAAAAATCAAGCGATCGCGGCGATCGCCGAAGCCTTAGAATCGGCAGCATCGGAAATTGTGGCGGCGAATCAACAAGACTGTCAGGCGGCGGAAAAAATGGGGATTTCCAAACCCCTTTACAACCGTTTGAAAATGGACGAAACTAAATTGAAAGCGACGATCGCCGGAGTTCGCGATGTCGGAAAACTGCCCGATCCGGTCGGTCAAGTGCAAATTCATCGGGAATTAGATGAGGGCTTAATCCTCAAGCGGGTAACCTGTCCGTTGGGTGTTTTGGGGGTTATTTTTGAAGCTCGTCCGGAAGCTGCCATCCAGATTTCTTCCCTAGCGATTAAGTCGGGAAATGGCGTCATTCTTAAAGGAGGAAAAGAGGCGATCGCCTCGTGTATGGCGATTGTTAAAGCGATTCGGGCGGGATTGGCAAAAACTAAAATCGATCCCGATGTAGTTCAGTTACTGACGACGCGGGAAGAAACGATCGAATTGCTGAAATTAGATGAATATGTGGATTTAATTATTCCGAGAGGATCGAATAGTTTCGTCCGCTTCGTACAAGAAAATACGCGGATTCCGGTGTTGGGTCACGCCGATGGAGTTTGTCATTTATATGTTGACGAAGCGGCGGATTTAGAGAAAGCAGTGGCGATCGCGATCGATGCCAAAACTCAATATCCGGCAGCTTGTAACGCGATCGAAACTTTGCTGGTTCACCGGGCGATCGCCCCCCAATTTTTAACGGCAATGGCGCCGAAAATGGCGGAAAAAGGGGTCGAATTGCGTGGCGACGAAGCCACACGAGAAGCTTTACCGGAGGTCAAAGTAGCGACTGAATCGGATTGGTCTACGGAGTACAGCGATTTAATTTTATCGGTGAAAGTCGTCAACGATATGGACGCGGCGATCGCCCATATTACTACCTACGGTTCCAAGCATACGGAGGCGATCGTTACTGAAAATAATCATACTGCCGAAATCTTCCTTGCCCAAGTCGATGCTGCCGGAGTTTTTCATAACTGTTCTACTCGCTTTGCGGACGGTTTCCGCTACGGTTTTGGCGCCGAAGTTGGCATCAGTACCCAACAAATGCCCCCACGCGGTCCGGTCGGGTTAGAAGGGTTGATTACCTACAAATATAAAGTGGTCGGTTCGGGTCAAATTGCTGCCACTTATTCCGGTGTAAATGCAAAATCTTTTACCCATCGCGATTTATAAGGGCGATCGATTGGGAGGGACAGGGCATTATTATGTCCCTCCTATTAACTCATGAAACCATTAAAGTTTGCTAAAATTAAATGGTTCGATCGCTACTCTTTCAAGAGATTGGTGTTTCCGGTCGCAATTTTATTTTTTATTGGCTTTGGCGAATGGGCAACCATGCTTAATATACCAGGAAAAAGTTATCGCGGTGAATTACCCCCTCTAACCGCGTATGAAGCCGATTTAGCCCGTCTGTTGCGCCGAGATATCGAGACAATCTCTGGCGATATGAGAAAGATCGATTAAGATTTCGATTCTTTGGCTAAAATTTTAGAAACTTTCGCATATTCTAAGTCGTCAATTTTCCAATTTTCCTCCTCTTTGACTAAATTTAACAATAAAGGAATTTTTCGTCCGGTTTTTGTTTCGACCACGACTTCTAAATTATAAACTCCCTCTTCGGAGGTAGGGATAGTCATTTGAGTTCGTCGATATTGTGTTAATTTGTTATTGATTGCAAACTTAGTCAGTTGTTTTTTTGACATTTTGGCCTGAAAGCGATCGCTGGTCATTTCATACGCCCCATTGATATTGCCGTCTGAGATGGCAATAAAAAAGTTAGAAATGAGTTGTGGCATTCCTTTAGTTTTCAGAAAGATACTGACAGAAACGACAATCCAAACCAGTACGAGAACGCCAACAACTGCACCGATTCCAATACCGATATAACCGAGATAAGGTTGGATAATTTCCACAGGAATTTCTTGAATTTTATCAATTTAACAAAATCTATCTTATAAAAAGATCGCTCACTTCGCAATCATTTTTTAGGGGGATGCTGTCGTCCAGCAACCTATTGGCGATCGCTTCGACTTCCCCGAATGTCGTCAAACCAGATAATCTAAGAAAGGACAAATCTAGACTAATTGTTATTTCAAATATGGATTGCATCGAACTGACGGGAATTCGCTGTTACGGCTATACGGGATATCTCGACGAAGAACGAGTCCTCGGACAGTGGTTTGAGGTGGACGCGACCTTGTGGGTGGATTTAGCGGCGGCGGGGAACAGCGATCGCATCGAGGAGACCCTCGACTACCGCCAGACGATCGCCGCGATTCAAAAGCTGGTGGAAACCTCGAAATTTGCCCTGATCGAACGCTTGGCGGAGGCGATCGCGCAAAGTATCTTAGAATCGGAACGAGTTACCCGGGTAAAAGTGAGATTGAGCAAACCGAATGCGCCGATCCCGAATTTTAATGGGAAAATTAGCGTAACGATCGACCGAGAAAAGGCGATCGAGGGATAATAGATATCGTTCCAGAAACCATATTTCAAGAAGGGTCAAGAGGATAACGCTGTGTCTTATCGCATTTTAAGTATCGATGGCGGCGGAATTCGTGGCGTTTTAGCTGCCCAAATGTTGGTCAATATCCAACACCGTTTGCAACAACCGTTAAACGAATATTTCGATTTAATTTCCGGAACCTCTACCGGGTCGATGTTGGCGGCGGCGATCGCCTGTGGTTTGTCTTGTCAAGATATTGTCGAATTGTATCGAAAAAAGGCCAAAAATATCTTTCCCTATACTAGTCGCTGGTCTTTAAAACGTTTGCCTCTAATTTTAGAATACGGTCTGTCCGGCCCCAAATTTTCTGAAAAAGGGCTCGTCGATCTGCTCAAAAACTTATTTGGCAATACAACATTTTCCGATATTACCGATCCCAAACTATTAATTACCAGCTACGACACGATCGGTCGCCAGCCGATTATTTTTAAAAGTTGGCGCGATCGCTTTGACGATATTTGTTTGTGGGAAGCTTGTGTCTGTTCTACCGCAGCCCCAACCTTTTTCCCCGCCCATAAAATTATTATTGGGGGAGAAGTTCACTCCGCTATTGATGGCGGATTAGCTGCTAATAATCCCACCGCTTGTGCAGTAGCAGAAGCGATTCGCTTGGGGAATTCTCTCGCAGATTTACAAGTAATTTCCATCGGAACGGGATCGGCAACGCGGACAATTCGCTGGGAAGATGCCCGAACTTGGGGACCGTTGCAATGGATTTGGGACGGTCGCGTGGTTAAGGTCATGACCGATGCCCCGGCAGAAGTTTATCATTACATTACCGATTACGTAATTGGTGATACTTCCCGTTATTTAAGACTGCAATTTCCTCTCGATCGCCAGTTAACCGATAAGCGGTTAAGTGATGATATGGACGATGCCAGTGACGAGAATATTAACAATTTAATTGAAGCGGCGGAGGCATATTTAAGTATTCCCTTAGTTTCCCAGGCATTAGATGCCTGTTTGCGCGATCGCCCGGTTCCAAATCCTGAAATTTAACCGATTCTCAATCTGCTTAAAAACACGAAGCTTTTCTAGATTTTTAGATCGGTCGAAAAAAGCTGTAGGGCAGGCATCTTGCCTGCCATTACACTTAACCATTCATTTTTGAATGAGATGATGATAACGATTCGCAGATAAAGAAAGTCTTTCTGCCCCAGAATCCCCACACCAATAAATTTCCGCATCGATTTTTTCTGGAGGTGTCGGAAATCCAAATAACAGACGACGATCGCCTTGGGCGGAAAAGCCATTCGATTCGCGAACTTCTCGCAATTGATGGCTATTTTGGGTTTGTAAAATTACTTTTGTTCCCACTGCATCTCGGTTGCAACTGATGCCATTGCCTTCCAACTTTAACCCGATCCAAGGCTTAGAAATACTGTCATTGCGGTAAATTGAAATAGGGGCAAACTGATGGGTAACTAACGCATCTAAATCCCCATCGTTATCGAGATCGGATAAAGCAATCCCTCGGGAGTTCCCCGGTTCGTCCCAGCCGATATCGGGGGAAATATCGATAAATTTATCTCCTTCATTAAGATAAACCCGATTGTTTTCGTAGGGGAAAATACAACGTCCCTGTAAATCTGCCCAGCGATCCGCATATCCGTGAACGTCGGGATTTGTCAGGGCAATTTGGGCGTTCCAATACCAATAATCCGGACAGTGGCGATCGCCTTTCTCAAAGGTTGGGGCGGGAAATAATGCACCGGGTTTCGTCAACTCTCGATTTTCCGTGGGGCGATCGTAATTATCGTCCACCATTCCATTCGCTTGTAGCAAATCTAAACGTCCGTCTCGGTTTAAATCTCCTATCGCCCCACCCCAACCAAAACGGTTTTCATTGAGGGCATTTCGTCGCATCGCTTCGTCAGAAAAAGCGCGATCTCCGTCCGATTTGACCGTTCCCGCATTCATCCACAACAAACTTCCTTCCGCTTGCAATTTTTCGTGGACGTTAGAAACATAAATATCGGGATAACCGTTATTGTCCAGGTCGCCTAAAGATGCATTCATCCCTTTATACGTATCCCGTCCCATTTGTCCGACCAATCGACCGACGACCGGACGAAATTTTTTCCCTGTTTGATTTAAAAACATCTGGTCGGGACCGAAATCGTTAGCGAGATAAATATCCGTCCATCCGTCGCCGTCGAGGTCTCCCGTTCCAATATCTAAAGTCCAGCGATGACTGGAAAAACCCAGTTTGACGATATCTTGTTTTTCAAAACGGTTCCCACGATTGAGATAAAAGAGATTTTCACCACCGTTGTTGGCGTCATACCAACTGCGATGCATGAAATTAAACATCCGGCGATCGCCCGGATATTCGGCTTCCGGTAATTTAAAAATATTAAATTTTGTCGGTTTTTCGTAATCGGATAAGTACGGATTCATTGCATTTCCCACCAATAAATCGAGGTGACCGTCCCGGTTCATGTCGAAAGCATTGGCGGTCAAACTAATCGTGTATTCCTCAATTCCTACTCCTTCGCTAATGTCGCTAAAACCGATCTTTCCATCTTCGATAATTCGATTTTGCAATAATTTTGTTTTTCCATAACCGACTGTAATTAATAAGTCAGAATCGCGATCGTTATCCCAGTCAAACCATAACGCCCCGGCGGGTAGTCCGTCGCGAGTCGGATGGGTGACAAATTCATTTAAAATCGGTAAGGGAACTCGTTCAAACTGAAAGTTACCCCGGTTGCGATATAAAGCGGCGCGATCGCGATCGCTTTTTAAGGGATAAGTTAAGAAAATATCTTGCAAACCGTCATTATCGAAATCGGAAACAGCGACCGCATCGCCCACCGATAACATCCATTTAGCAACATTTTTGACTCGGGAATCGACGCGATCGAGCAAGTTACTCGGCTGACTAGAAATTCCTGCCGATTCTGCTGATATTTCGACGAATTTAAACTCGGGATTGACCGGGGATTTAGCGGTAATTATGTTTTGATAAAAGAGTAAACCTAAGCTGGCGATCGCGGCGATCGCACCCCATCGATAAAGAATAGTGAAGACTTTAACGATTGAGAATAAAGTGAAATTTCTTGTTTTTAAACTCGCTTTTAAATTCAGAATAAAAGATTTTACATGCAATCCAATAAACCGCACCGCAAAATAAGCAAAGCCCGCAAAAAAGAACGTGGATAAAGTTTCAAACTTATGCAATATCAAATCAACGACAACAATAAAGAAAGCCATCCCAATTTGTCCCCGCATACTTTGAGGAGAAGTTTTAGGATCGGTAATCATGAAAAAGGTGAATAAGTAAAATGCAGGAGAACTCAACGCCCCCATAAACAAGGTTTCTGGCGGTAAATGCCACTGCATCAAAAAGGCGCGAATACACAGTTGCAGGGTATAAAAAATAAGAAATGAAATAATTAAAGCGGTTCGTTTAATTTTAAAAACAAAGGCAATTAAAGCCGCCGTAATAATAAATGCGATCGTGGCGACAGATCCGCCCCATTGATATGCGGGCGCCGCACTAATGGCACCATTTGTCAAGAGCAAGCTGAGAGTAATTCCGAATAATGCCGGATTGAAAACGTGGCGACCTTGGAAGGTGATTAAATATTTAGAAGAAATCGCAAAAAATACGGGAACGAAGGGCAACCATAACCCATGACCGAAATTTGTTAAAATACTCAAAGAACAGCCCGTAATTGCCCCACTTAAGGGGAATAAGATTTCTCGCTTGCGAAATAACCAATGATAAGTAATATCGAGGCAACAAGCCGAACTAATAATCAGTAAAATTTGGGCGGGCGATCGATTAAAACCTAAAACAGTAATGCCTAAAATAATATAACTGGCTAAAATTGCTAAAACTCCCCAACGGGGATCGGACATGGAAGGAAGGCGATCGCGCCACGGCCAAAATTGAGAAGATTTTAAGGTAGATTCCATAAAATAAATTGGGTCAATTGGGTTACAGTTTCGCCGATTGTACTCTAGTTTTTTAAAACCAGAGGTTTTTTCTAAAAAGATTTAAGGGTTGGAGGAACGACGGCGATCGAGATCGATACAAAGCTGCCGACTTTCTCAGCAGTAATGACCCATTCGGTGGATCTATACTATTTCCTAGATGGATCGATTTCATTGACGATCCCCCCAACTCCCCTTAATAAGAGGGGAGTCCAGTCAAGTCCCCCTTTTTAAGGGGGGATTTAAAGGGATCCGAGTTTTATTTCATTGTCTTGAAAAGGCTATATCTTTCATCTAAAATTTAATCTTTTCTTTTGAACCGCGATCGCCGTAAAGATTGCATTAATTTAAGGCGATAGGGATCGGCATCTTTGCGCCAGTAGAGGCGGTTTCCGCGCAGTTCGGCACAATGTTCGACAAGGTGGCGCTGCCAGTCTCGGCGAGTGCGAATCGCTTTAAAATCGTCCAATAAGCCCCAACTTTCCTCCTGTTGGGTTAATTTGGCAAATTTTTCGTAATTTGGGTATTCTGGGGTAACGCAAGCGTCTTTCCGATGCAAAATGGGTGGGTTATCCTCTGTATCGTAGTCGCGATAAATGACGCGCAGGTCTCGCAAGTCGATTTGCATACTCGTCTGTAAAGCAGGATGGGGGTCGCGATCGAAGTCGGGATAAAATAAGTAAGAGATTTTGTGTGTTTTTAAGTGAAATTTAATCAAGGTCGCACCGTCCATGCTGCCGATAATACGACTGACGACAGCTTCGTATAGGCGTAGCAAGGGGTCGAGGTGATGGAGGGCGCTACTGTGAACGCACAAGGCATCCGGGAGTTTGAGACCGAGGTCGCTTTCCCGACAGCAATCGGCGATTAAGCCGATATCGCGCAGGCTGAACGTGAGAAGATGGGCGATCGCGCAGGCTTGACGATAACTCCCGAACAGTCCTTTAATGTCGTTGCGCGTTTGGTTTGAAAACTGGCTGAATTTCGGCAAATTTGCTAATTGGGGCGCCAGGTAAATCAGTAGATCGTGGCGTCGGGTTTCTTGAATAGCGTCCCATTCTTCACGATCGGTGGCTTGAACGACGACCTCGAAGGCGCGGCGGTAGTTGCGAAACTCTGCCAGGATTGCAGCTTCTTGAGTCAGTTCGCCTTTGACGGGGAGGCGACCGCGATCGCTCACAAATTTCATTAAGGGAGTGAGGAGATCTTCGTAATCTTCAAAGCGTTTACTGGGAATTCTCACGC from Oxynema aestuarii AP17 harbors:
- a CDS encoding patatin-like phospholipase family protein, producing MSYRILSIDGGGIRGVLAAQMLVNIQHRLQQPLNEYFDLISGTSTGSMLAAAIACGLSCQDIVELYRKKAKNIFPYTSRWSLKRLPLILEYGLSGPKFSEKGLVDLLKNLFGNTTFSDITDPKLLITSYDTIGRQPIIFKSWRDRFDDICLWEACVCSTAAPTFFPAHKIIIGGEVHSAIDGGLAANNPTACAVAEAIRLGNSLADLQVISIGTGSATRTIRWEDARTWGPLQWIWDGRVVKVMTDAPAEVYHYITDYVIGDTSRYLRLQFPLDRQLTDKRLSDDMDDASDENINNLIEAAEAYLSIPLVSQALDACLRDRPVPNPEI
- a CDS encoding zinc metalloprotease HtpX, translated to MSDESHSFPKAGRAAMTGVTLTMKGIGGNLALASGITMTLMGGMVFVLCLALVFIVNSENPVMGLLISVAIAIAFNVLAFFIAPWFMDLSQKWLYKTRWIDLTELETKSPETLEVLQRVCSENNLKTPRVGIIDDQNPTAFTYGSLPNSARLVVSEGLFTYLDDDEVAAVYAHELGHIVHWDFAVMTVASTLVQITYLIYVFATRMGNKGGEKVKDVVGTVGLVAYIFYIIGTYLLLYLSRTREYFADRFAAETTGNPNALSRALVKIAYGLVEEAQKATEPSRLMEGTRALGIYDHKAAPSTGTAYRISAAPAQIGRVFLWDLFNPWGWWMELNSTHPLTGKRVRALSTYAEQLGLEIEFDMGRIVGEGRHLSKSKLYGNFVLDLLLYLAPILGFLGGLIVGIATLKPGLEVLPIACPLIGIGIGILAKTLVMFPNFHNAPQTNILTLMSDPYASPLRGQPAYLQGELIGRGDAGYRFGSDLKLQDPTGLLFLRYASRFGPIGNFLFGMKKVKSLIGMELKTLGWFRRGVMPWMDLIRLESDSGTTVKSYHRFWSFILGGGAIALGVGAIVFWLQTSI
- a CDS encoding glutamate-5-semialdehyde dehydrogenase, whose protein sequence is MSTVELASIPLVEIARKTRDASRKLGVLSTEAKNQAIAAIAEALESAASEIVAANQQDCQAAEKMGISKPLYNRLKMDETKLKATIAGVRDVGKLPDPVGQVQIHRELDEGLILKRVTCPLGVLGVIFEARPEAAIQISSLAIKSGNGVILKGGKEAIASCMAIVKAIRAGLAKTKIDPDVVQLLTTREETIELLKLDEYVDLIIPRGSNSFVRFVQENTRIPVLGHADGVCHLYVDEAADLEKAVAIAIDAKTQYPAACNAIETLLVHRAIAPQFLTAMAPKMAEKGVELRGDEATREALPEVKVATESDWSTEYSDLILSVKVVNDMDAAIAHITTYGSKHTEAIVTENNHTAEIFLAQVDAAGVFHNCSTRFADGFRYGFGAEVGISTQQMPPRGPVGLEGLITYKYKVVGSGQIAATYSGVNAKSFTHRDL
- a CDS encoding class I SAM-dependent methyltransferase, with translation MQAKTKPNWAGDDLLSQFVNVLIKTPPIYSLMKRQARQVLIKTAEKKGVPWREECQTLDNSEVKSFFDRVNNPNLIYPDYYQVPFHAYPEGNLCWQAAFEASPATKAMALRVWPKEELTWEKAQDKLRHSFYQIVEKYLPERISDLLDVGCSVGLSTLYLHRYFSRRQTSAVRTVGLDLSPYMLAVAQMSDRHGEIARWVHSKAEATGFAGDSFDLVTLQFVLHELPRDATREIFREALRILRPGGCLAIVDNNPKSAVIQNLPPALFVLMKSTEPWSDDYYTFDVERALKEVGFNYQETVESDPRHRAIVAIKPN
- a CDS encoding DUF4864 domain-containing protein — encoded protein: MEIIQPYLGYIGIGIGAVVGVLVLVWIVVSVSIFLKTKGMPQLISNFFIAISDGNINGAYEMTSDRFQAKMSKKQLTKFAINNKLTQYRRTQMTIPTSEEGVYNLEVVVETKTGRKIPLLLNLVKEEENWKIDDLEYAKVSKILAKESKS
- a CDS encoding 3'(2'),5'-bisphosphate nucleotidase, coding for MSYEREKQVVIEAAIAAAKLCQDVRRDIPPAMEKSDKSPVTVADYGSQAVICKAIGDAFPEDAIVGEEDATALRDPEMAAQLEKITQYVRTILPEATSEQVTEWIDRGNGQVGSRYWTLDPIDGTKGFLRQDQYAVAIALVENGEVKLGVMACPALAIEEGDEPGTLFVAVRGEGATRRSLHGGEAQTIRVVKADDVENLRFVESVEASHGDQGRQNAVAQAVGITAESVRVDSQAKYGIVASGKAALYMRLPSPKSPNYRENIWDHAAGAIVVEEAGGRVTDMHGKPLNFADGSKMTENRGVVVSNGVIHETVLAALRDS
- the folB gene encoding dihydroneopterin aldolase, which codes for MDCIELTGIRCYGYTGYLDEERVLGQWFEVDATLWVDLAAAGNSDRIEETLDYRQTIAAIQKLVETSKFALIERLAEAIAQSILESERVTRVKVRLSKPNAPIPNFNGKISVTIDREKAIEG